Proteins found in one Nitrospirota bacterium genomic segment:
- a CDS encoding patatin-like phospholipase family protein: MRGRVIYCLSVVIIISLLLSGCAHYPINQPLKEYNPAAGYRAKSMRAPGKSDDMLIFLTLSGGGTRAAAFSYGVLELLANTVIVAEGKGRRLLDEVDTISSVSGGSFTAGYYGLFGDRIFQDFESRFLKKNIQGELFAKVFNPVNVARLLSPYFDRSDLAAEYYDRYIFDGGTIGDIAARKGPMIIINATDMTYGVRVGFTQDMFDMICSDLTNFPVGRAVAASSAVPVILSPLTVRNYAGSCNYRMPEPIEQVLKEDDITDRRFHLVNNIRPFLDAEKKPYLHLIDGGVADNLGLRAIVDRIIFRGDFWKTIRNTHHENVHKVVFIVVNAETQPDSKLDGMESPPALAAMLESYSTIAIERYNVETVALLKENLKEWAEQVRAQRCTGKTLSTDPGSCGDIQFYMVEVKFDALKDEMERWYYKRLSTSFALPPEDVDNLRAAAGRILTESREFQQLLRDLKQ; the protein is encoded by the coding sequence TCATTTCCCTTCTCCTGTCTGGCTGTGCACATTATCCTATAAATCAGCCCCTTAAAGAATATAACCCGGCAGCCGGGTACCGGGCGAAGAGCATGAGAGCGCCGGGGAAATCCGATGACATGCTCATTTTTCTTACGTTATCGGGGGGCGGAACCAGGGCTGCAGCCTTTTCCTATGGCGTTCTTGAACTGCTCGCCAATACTGTGATCGTGGCAGAGGGGAAAGGGCGAAGGCTCCTGGATGAAGTAGACACCATATCGAGCGTTTCCGGCGGAAGCTTCACCGCGGGCTATTACGGACTTTTTGGCGACCGCATCTTCCAGGACTTTGAAAGCAGGTTCCTGAAAAAAAATATTCAGGGAGAACTTTTTGCAAAGGTCTTTAACCCGGTTAACGTGGCCCGCCTTCTCTCCCCCTATTTCGACCGCAGCGATTTGGCTGCCGAGTATTATGATCGGTACATCTTTGATGGCGGCACTATTGGTGACATCGCAGCCCGGAAGGGTCCGATGATCATTATTAATGCTACGGACATGACCTACGGTGTAAGGGTCGGGTTTACCCAGGACATGTTCGATATGATCTGTTCTGACCTTACGAATTTCCCCGTAGGGCGGGCTGTGGCAGCATCTTCCGCAGTACCTGTTATACTGAGTCCCCTGACCGTCCGGAACTATGCCGGAAGCTGTAATTACAGAATGCCGGAACCTATCGAGCAGGTCCTCAAAGAAGATGATATAACAGACCGGCGGTTCCATCTCGTCAATAACATCAGGCCCTTTCTTGACGCTGAAAAAAAACCTTATCTCCATCTGATCGACGGCGGGGTTGCGGACAACCTTGGCCTCAGGGCAATTGTGGACAGGATAATCTTCAGAGGGGATTTCTGGAAAACGATCAGGAATACCCATCATGAAAATGTCCACAAAGTTGTCTTCATTGTGGTTAACGCCGAAACCCAGCCTGATTCCAAATTGGACGGTATGGAGAGTCCCCCGGCGCTTGCTGCCATGCTTGAATCCTATTCGACTATTGCTATAGAGCGGTATAATGTCGAGACCGTCGCGCTCCTGAAGGAGAACCTGAAGGAATGGGCTGAGCAGGTCCGGGCTCAGCGCTGCACCGGGAAAACATTGTCAACAGATCCCGGTTCCTGTGGAGACATACAGTTCTATATGGTAGAGGTCAAGTTTGATGCGCTGAAAGACGAGATGGAGCGCTGGTATTATAAGCGACTATCGACTTCTTTCGCCCTTCCCCCCGAGGATGTAGACAATCTCCGTGCTGCAGCCGGCAGAATACTTACAGAGTCCAGGGAGTTCCAGCAGCTGCTGCGCGACTTGAAGCAATAA